The DNA window GAAGGAGGCGTCCTGCCCGACGAGGTTGTTCGCGCGGGGCGCGACCACCTTGAGCATCCGCTCCTTGTCGATCTTCCGGCGCTTCTCGGGCAGCGGGATCTCCAGCTCGCCGGAGAGGTAGCGGCCGGTGAGGCTCTCGGGGTTGCGCTTGAGCTCCTCGACGCTCCCGGAGTGGACCACGCGGCCGCCGTGCTCGCCGGCCAGCGGACCGATGTCCACGACCCAGTCCGCGGCGTTGAGGGTGTCCTCGTCGTGCTCGACCACGATGAGGGTGTTGCCGAGGTCGCGCAGCCGCTCGAGGGTGACGATGAGCCGCTCGTTGTCCCGCTGGTGCAGGCCGATGGAGGGCTCGTCGAGCACGTAGAGCACGCCCACCAGGCCGGAGCCGATCTGGGTGGCCAGGCGGATGCGCTGGGCCTCGCCGCCGGAGAGCGTGCCGGCGGCGCGGGCGAGGGTCAGGTAGTCCAGGCCCACGTCGAGCAGGAACCCGAGCCGGGAGCGGATCTCGCGCAGCACCTCGTCGGCGATCGCGGCCTCGCGCACCCCGAGCTCGAGGTTCTCGTGGAAGTCGTGCGCCTCCCGGATGGACATGTCGGTGACCTCGGCGATGGAGCGGCCGCCCACGGTCACGGCGAGCACCTCGGGGCGCAGCCGCGCGCCCTTGCAGGTGGGGCACGGGACCTCGCGCATGAACTGCTCGTAGCGGTCCTTGGCCCAGTCCGACTCGGTGTCCGAGTGGCGGCGCTCGAGGAAGTGCATGACGCCCTCGAAGCCGGTCGAGTAGGTGCGCTCGCGACCGAAGCGGTTGCGGTACTTCACGTGCACCTTGTGGTCCTTGCCGTGCAGCAGCGCCTCCTTGGCGCGCTCGGGCAGGGCGCGCCAGGGGGTGTCCATGGAGAAGCTGAGGTCCTCGGCGAGGCCGGCCATCACCTCGACGTGGCGGTCCGAGGAGCCCATGGTCCAGGGCGCGATCGCCCCGTCGGCGAGGGAGAGGTCCTCGTCGGGGACCACCAGCTCCGGATCCACCTCGAGGCGCTGGCCGAGGCCGGTGCACTCGGGGCAGGCGCCGTAGGGGGCGTTGAAGGAGAAGGTGCGCGGCTCGATGTCGTCGATCGCGAGGGGGTGGTCGTTGGGGCAGGCGCGCTTCTCGGAGAAACGTCGGGTGCGCTCCGGATCGTCCTCGGGGAGGTCCACGAGGTCCACCACCAGGATGCCCTCGGCGAGGCGCAGCGCGGTCTCGACGGAGTCGGTGAGGCGGCGGCGGGAGTCCGGCTTCGCGGCGAGACGGTCGACGACCACCTCGATGGTGTGCTTGAACTTCTTGTCGAGGGCGATCTCCTCGTCGAGCCGACGGTTCTCCCCGTCGACCCGGGCGCGGGCGTAGCCCTGGGAGCGCAGCGAGCTCAGCAGGTCCGCGTGCTCGCCCTTGCGGCCCTGGACCACCGGGGCGAGGAGCTGGAAGCGGGTGCCGGGCTCCTGGGCGAGCAGGGTGTCGACGATCTGCTCCGCCGAGGAGGAGCTGACCTTCTCCCCGCAGATCGGGCAGTGCTGCTCGCCGGTGCGGGAGAACAGCAGGCGCAGGTAGTCGTAGATCTCGGTGATCGTGCCGACGGTCGAGCGCGGGTTGCGGTTGGTCGACTTCTGATCGATGGACACCGCCGGCGAGAGACCCTCGATGAGATCCACGGAGGGCTTGTCCATCTGGCCCAGGAACTGCCGGGCATAGGCCGAGAGCGACTCGACATAGCGGCGCTGCCCTTCGGCGAAGATGGTGTCGAAGGCCAGGGAGCTCTTGCCCGAGCCGGACAGCCCGGAGAACACCACCAGCCTGTCGCGGGGGATGTCGATGTCGATGTTCTTGAGGTTGTGCTCGCGCGCACCACGGACGACCAGAGATTCAGTCACGCCGACATACTAGGCGCGTTCCCCGACCTTCGAACAGTTGTTCGGAGGGAGAGGAAGGCGACATACTGTCCCCATGGCTGATCACGACTACACCGGACACGTCGACCCCGGGGGCGAGCCGATGGTGCGCGACCTCCGCCACCTGCAGATCCGCAAGCTCTCCGTGGGGCCCATGGACAACAACGCCTACCTGCTGACCTGTCGGTCGACCGGTGCCCAGCTGCTGATCGATGCCGCCGCGGACACCGACGCGCTGCGCCGCATGGTCGCCGCGGGCGGCGAGCACAACGCGCTGGACCTGATCGTCACCACCCACTCCCATCACGATCACGTGGGCTCGCTCGCGGACATGATGGCCGCGACCGGCGCCCGCACCGCCGCCGGGGAGGCCGATGCGAAGGAGATCGTCGAGCGCATCGATCTGCCCCTCGCGCACGGCGACGTGCTCGAGTTCGGGGAGCAGAGCGTGGAGATCATCCAGCTGCGCGGGCACACGCCCGGCTCCGTCGCGGTGCTGTGGCGCGGCGGCGACGAGGGCGATCACCTCTTCACCGGGGACTCGCTCTTCCCGGGCGGGGTCGGGAACACGAATCATGACCCCGAGCGGTTCGCACAGCTGCTGGACGATGTCCAGGAGCGGATCTTCGATCGTCTCGGCGACGACACCTGGGTGTACCCGGGCCACGGGGACGACACCACGCTCGGGGTCGAGCGGCCGTCCCTGCCGCAGTGGCGCGAGCGGGGCTGGTGACCTCTCCCCCGTCGCCGGCGTGGTGCGTGCTCGGCCGCGGAGGCGGCGGTCGCACCGTGCTGGTCCTGCTGCCCGCCGAGGGCGAGGAGCTCTCGCACCGCGACTGCGCCCCGGAGGAGCTGGCCGAGGCTGTGGCGCGGATCGAGGCGGAGCACTCCCCGCGCTGGGTGTGGAGCGACGCCGCGGCCTGGTATCCGCGGCTGCTGGCGGCGGGGGTGACCCTCGAACGGTGCCACGACCTGCGACTCGTGCATCGGATCCTCCGGCACTCGGAGCTGGTCCGGGAGGCCGACGGGCTCCGGGCCGCCGACGAGTGGGACACCCCGCTGGACCCGTACGAGCCGCCCCGCGAGACGGGGGCGACGCTCTTCGACATCGACGCCGGCTCCTCCCGCTCCGGCGCTGTGCCGGGGGAGATCGAGGAGACCCTCGCCGAGCTCACCCGCCAGCGCGAGGCGATCGACGGCTCCCGCGAGGCGCCTCGGCTGCGGCTGCTGATCGCTGCTGAGTCGGCAGGGGCGCTGATCGCCGCGGAGCTGCAGGCGGCGGGAATCCCGTGGGACGTGGTCGAGCACGACCGG is part of the Brachybacterium ginsengisoli genome and encodes:
- a CDS encoding MBL fold metallo-hydrolase gives rise to the protein MADHDYTGHVDPGGEPMVRDLRHLQIRKLSVGPMDNNAYLLTCRSTGAQLLIDAAADTDALRRMVAAGGEHNALDLIVTTHSHHDHVGSLADMMAATGARTAAGEADAKEIVERIDLPLAHGDVLEFGEQSVEIIQLRGHTPGSVAVLWRGGDEGDHLFTGDSLFPGGVGNTNHDPERFAQLLDDVQERIFDRLGDDTWVYPGHGDDTTLGVERPSLPQWRERGW
- the uvrA gene encoding excinuclease ABC subunit UvrA, producing MTESLVVRGAREHNLKNIDIDIPRDRLVVFSGLSGSGKSSLAFDTIFAEGQRRYVESLSAYARQFLGQMDKPSVDLIEGLSPAVSIDQKSTNRNPRSTVGTITEIYDYLRLLFSRTGEQHCPICGEKVSSSSAEQIVDTLLAQEPGTRFQLLAPVVQGRKGEHADLLSSLRSQGYARARVDGENRRLDEEIALDKKFKHTIEVVVDRLAAKPDSRRRLTDSVETALRLAEGILVVDLVDLPEDDPERTRRFSEKRACPNDHPLAIDDIEPRTFSFNAPYGACPECTGLGQRLEVDPELVVPDEDLSLADGAIAPWTMGSSDRHVEVMAGLAEDLSFSMDTPWRALPERAKEALLHGKDHKVHVKYRNRFGRERTYSTGFEGVMHFLERRHSDTESDWAKDRYEQFMREVPCPTCKGARLRPEVLAVTVGGRSIAEVTDMSIREAHDFHENLELGVREAAIADEVLREIRSRLGFLLDVGLDYLTLARAAGTLSGGEAQRIRLATQIGSGLVGVLYVLDEPSIGLHQRDNERLIVTLERLRDLGNTLIVVEHDEDTLNAADWVVDIGPLAGEHGGRVVHSGSVEELKRNPESLTGRYLSGELEIPLPEKRRKIDKERMLKVVAPRANNLVGQDASFPLGVLTAVTGVSGSGKSSLVNDILYSVLAKELNRARIVPGRHKRVTGLEHLDKVVHVDQSPIGRTPRSNPATYTGVWDRVRTLFAQTNEAKIRGYTAGRFSFNVKGGRCEACSGDGTLKIEMNFLPDVYVQCEVCHGQRYNRETLEVKFKDKNVAEVLGMSISEALEFFDAVPAIRRQMQTLVDVGLGYVKLGQSATTLSGGEAQRVKLSSELHKRSNGRTIYVLDEPTTGLHFEDVRKLLEVLSDLVDKGNSVIVIEHNLDVIKTADHVIDLGPEGGSGGGRIVATGTPEQVAKTPGSYTGHFLAPMLSTGRSGLPPRSTER